One segment of Leptospirillum ferrooxidans C2-3 DNA contains the following:
- the fliS gene encoding flagellar export chaperone FliS: MSIQAYQSASVNTMTKSEILLKLYQGLIKTVDMLEEAIVRRDIPGKIDATNRSTAILGELAMALEANKAETGESGDWEDRLIALYLFLMEEISVANIRNEERRLKPVKEILEGLLEAWRDAVSKNPARHSVNRPVPANHSKAPEGRLSVRG, from the coding sequence ATGTCAATCCAGGCATACCAGAGTGCAAGTGTCAATACGATGACGAAAAGCGAGATTCTTCTGAAACTGTATCAGGGATTGATCAAAACCGTGGATATGCTTGAGGAAGCCATTGTCCGAAGGGATATTCCCGGAAAGATCGATGCGACCAACCGGTCGACCGCCATTTTGGGGGAGCTTGCGATGGCTCTTGAGGCCAACAAGGCGGAAACCGGAGAGTCGGGAGACTGGGAAGATCGTCTGATTGCTCTTTACCTCTTCCTGATGGAGGAGATTTCGGTGGCCAACATCAGAAATGAAGAACGGCGTCTCAAACCGGTCAAGGAGATTCTGGAAGGTCTGCTTGAGGCCTGGAGAGACGCGGTTTCAAAAAACCCTGCCAGACACTCTGTGAACAGGCCTGTTCCCGCCAACCACTCGAAAGCTCCTGAAGGCCGGCTTTCGGTGAGGGGCTGA
- the fliD gene encoding flagellar filament capping protein FliD, which translates to MSGISGSMGSLPGDHPSHRMRISNMAALSQNLDTDALVEANMKAAEVPLVELQQTQAQQAQLQAVWRSLQKKLEGFKNTAESLHLEGNFNAFKAQTPPNSGFTLTPSDNAHIGHHDISVASLARPGVVVSSGLADPDKASVLNIPPDGALSHGIITFLIGDHLIGGSYKTIRIDQSSGFTLNDLASAINKAKIGVHAMVMRTGQPGRPYSLSLSSSKNGLNFRVAGTEGIGMTFHVVQKASMAHLTVDGVPVVSSSNDVKDAVPGTVLHLVSPTSGNAPVGVSIVHDRKKITSNIQSFVKNYNDLINFISENSRYDKATGRGGPFLGSFTVTDIRNRLATTLTKPITGNGPYHTLSDIGLDFGQDGRLTLNQSTLDRALGGDYKGVVGVLAGSAGKDRTEGVLRTLHSDLDDLTNPVTGPVTGELSALTNEGESTEKEIEHKSESLSDLRDSLEEKYSNLQSLLGGLNAKQNYVSQQIAKGTL; encoded by the coding sequence GTGAGCGGGATTTCAGGAAGCATGGGGTCACTCCCAGGTGATCACCCCTCCCATCGGATGCGTATTTCCAACATGGCAGCCCTGTCCCAGAATCTGGACACCGATGCACTTGTCGAAGCGAACATGAAGGCTGCGGAGGTCCCTCTGGTCGAGCTTCAGCAGACCCAGGCCCAGCAGGCTCAATTGCAAGCGGTATGGAGATCCCTTCAGAAAAAGCTTGAGGGGTTTAAGAACACAGCGGAATCACTCCATCTCGAAGGCAATTTCAACGCATTCAAGGCACAAACTCCTCCCAACTCGGGATTTACCCTGACTCCGTCGGACAACGCCCACATCGGCCATCACGACATTTCGGTGGCCTCCCTTGCCCGGCCGGGAGTCGTGGTCTCTTCGGGGCTTGCCGATCCCGACAAGGCCTCCGTCCTGAACATCCCTCCCGATGGGGCGCTTTCCCATGGGATCATAACCTTTCTGATCGGGGACCATTTGATCGGCGGGAGCTATAAGACCATCCGCATCGACCAGTCTTCGGGATTTACCCTGAACGACCTTGCCAGTGCGATCAACAAGGCCAAGATCGGGGTTCATGCGATGGTCATGAGGACCGGCCAGCCGGGACGTCCCTACTCGCTTTCCCTGTCATCTTCCAAAAATGGTCTGAATTTCCGGGTTGCCGGTACCGAAGGGATCGGGATGACCTTCCACGTTGTCCAGAAAGCCAGCATGGCGCATCTGACGGTGGATGGTGTCCCCGTGGTGTCCTCTTCGAACGATGTCAAGGATGCCGTTCCGGGAACGGTGCTTCATCTTGTCTCTCCCACCTCGGGGAATGCTCCTGTGGGTGTCTCGATTGTCCACGACCGGAAGAAGATCACTTCGAATATCCAGTCCTTTGTCAAGAACTACAATGACCTGATCAACTTCATTTCGGAAAATTCCCGATATGACAAGGCGACCGGCCGAGGCGGCCCATTCTTGGGCAGTTTTACGGTCACGGACATCCGGAATCGTCTGGCGACGACCCTGACCAAGCCGATCACGGGGAATGGCCCGTACCATACCCTTTCCGATATTGGACTGGATTTTGGACAGGACGGCCGTTTGACCCTGAATCAGTCCACGCTGGATCGTGCCCTTGGAGGCGATTACAAGGGGGTTGTCGGAGTTCTTGCCGGTTCTGCCGGAAAAGATCGTACAGAAGGGGTTCTCCGTACTCTTCATTCCGATCTTGATGATTTGACCAATCCCGTCACCGGACCGGTCACGGGAGAGCTTTCAGCCCTCACCAACGAGGGGGAATCGACCGAAAAGGAAATAGAACATAAAAGCGAAAGCCTTTCCGATTTAAGGGACAGTCTCGAGGAAAAGTATTCCAATCTCCAGAGCCTGCTCGGTGGGCTGAACGCGAAGCAAAATTATGTCAGTCAACAGATTGCGAAGGGAACCCTGTAA